The proteins below come from a single Catenulispora sp. MAP5-51 genomic window:
- a CDS encoding GNAT family N-acetyltransferase yields the protein MSDEVTVLDNKERKRYEARIGGALAGILAYTVQDGVAVMPHTVVEPQFEGRGIGGKLAKAALDDVRERGLKVAPRCWFVAAYIEKHPEYTDLVVN from the coding sequence GTGAGCGACGAGGTCACGGTGCTCGACAACAAGGAGCGCAAGCGTTACGAAGCGCGGATAGGCGGGGCCCTGGCGGGCATCCTGGCCTACACCGTGCAGGACGGCGTGGCCGTCATGCCGCACACCGTGGTGGAGCCGCAGTTCGAGGGCCGGGGCATCGGCGGGAAGCTGGCGAAGGCCGCGCTGGACGACGTGCGGGAGCGCGGCCTGAAGGTCGCGCCCCGGTGCTGGTTCGTCGCCGCGTACATCGAGAAGCACCCCGAGTACACGGATCTGGTCGTGAACTGA
- a CDS encoding pseudouridine-5'-phosphate glycosidase: MTVDGVGLRIHPEVIEALESDTPVVALESTIISHGLPRPDNLRVAREIEQTVRDSGGVPATIAVVEGKPCVGLYDEELRLIAESDDVVKLGVRDLGVAAAKGLHGATTVAATASLAAQADIDVFATGGLGGVHRQARDTWDESADLTALSRIPMAVVCAGVKSILDVPATLERLETLNVPVFGYRTTQFPGFYLADSGHALEWSFDFAEEVAEAVLQHWQLAWPAVSSGVLIANPIPVEEQLDPALHDRILNEALAAAEKEGIAGKDVTPFLLEFFHRETGGESLRANVLLVKRNAELATRIAAEIISAAPNQ, from the coding sequence GTGACAGTGGACGGCGTGGGGCTCCGGATTCACCCCGAAGTGATCGAGGCGCTGGAGTCGGACACCCCGGTCGTGGCGCTGGAGTCGACGATCATCAGCCACGGGCTGCCGCGTCCGGACAACCTGCGGGTGGCGCGCGAGATCGAGCAGACCGTGCGCGACAGCGGCGGGGTGCCGGCCACCATCGCGGTGGTCGAGGGCAAGCCGTGCGTCGGGTTGTACGACGAGGAGCTGCGGCTGATCGCCGAGTCCGACGACGTCGTCAAGCTCGGCGTGCGCGACCTGGGCGTGGCCGCGGCCAAGGGGCTGCACGGCGCGACGACCGTGGCGGCCACCGCCTCTTTGGCGGCTCAGGCCGATATCGACGTCTTCGCCACCGGGGGCCTGGGCGGCGTGCACCGGCAGGCGCGCGACACCTGGGACGAGTCCGCGGACCTGACCGCGCTGTCCCGGATCCCGATGGCGGTGGTGTGCGCCGGCGTGAAGTCGATCCTGGACGTGCCGGCGACGCTGGAGCGCCTGGAGACCCTGAACGTCCCGGTGTTCGGCTACCGCACCACCCAGTTCCCCGGCTTCTACCTCGCCGACTCCGGCCACGCGCTGGAGTGGAGCTTCGACTTCGCCGAGGAGGTCGCCGAGGCGGTGCTGCAGCACTGGCAGCTGGCCTGGCCGGCGGTGTCCAGCGGCGTGCTGATCGCCAACCCGATCCCGGTCGAGGAGCAGCTGGACCCGGCACTGCACGACCGGATCCTGAACGAGGCGCTGGCCGCGGCGGAGAAGGAAGGGATCGCCGGCAAGGACGTCACGCCGTTCCTGCTGGAGTTCTTCCACCGCGAGACCGGCGGGGAGTCGCTGCGCGCGAACGTGCTGCTCGTCAAGCGCAACGCCGAGCTCGCCACCCGGATCGCGGCGGAGATCATCAGCGCCGCGCCGAACCAGTAG
- a CDS encoding carbohydrate kinase family protein: MAAAAPILVIGDLMVDVVARLDGPLVAASDSPGRIAMRGGGSAANTACWLAATGAEALFVGCVGDDLPGREAAEALHTAGVRTVLKVDPSRPTGTVVVLVDPTGERTMVPDPGANCALTPMDLPKDEFVPGRHLHLSGYTILNPASRAAGVAALDLARRRGMTTSVDVASAGPLAAVGPDRFLDWIGDPFMLIANRDEAAVLTGIDDDPVAATRALTELCDQVVVKLGADGVVRHDALFDRTIRVPAERLAPGQLIDTTGAGDAFAAGYLAAWMRDEDPEEALAAGCRLAARVIRRVGGRP, translated from the coding sequence ATGGCAGCGGCGGCGCCGATCCTGGTGATCGGCGACCTGATGGTGGACGTCGTGGCGCGCCTGGACGGGCCGCTGGTGGCGGCCTCGGACAGCCCCGGGCGCATCGCGATGCGCGGCGGCGGCTCGGCGGCCAACACGGCCTGCTGGCTGGCCGCCACCGGGGCCGAGGCGCTGTTCGTGGGCTGCGTCGGCGACGACCTGCCCGGCCGCGAGGCCGCCGAAGCGCTGCACACGGCCGGGGTCCGCACCGTGCTGAAGGTGGACCCCTCCCGCCCCACCGGCACGGTGGTGGTCCTGGTCGACCCCACCGGCGAGCGCACGATGGTCCCCGACCCCGGCGCCAACTGCGCGCTCACCCCGATGGACCTGCCGAAGGACGAGTTCGTCCCGGGCCGGCACCTGCACCTGTCCGGCTACACGATCCTGAACCCGGCCAGCCGCGCCGCCGGCGTCGCGGCCCTGGACCTGGCCCGCCGCCGCGGCATGACCACCTCGGTGGACGTGGCCTCGGCCGGCCCGCTGGCCGCGGTCGGCCCGGACCGCTTCCTGGACTGGATCGGCGACCCGTTCATGCTGATCGCCAACCGCGACGAGGCCGCGGTCCTGACCGGCATCGACGACGACCCGGTGGCCGCCACCAGGGCCCTGACGGAGCTGTGCGACCAGGTGGTGGTCAAGCTCGGCGCCGACGGTGTGGTCCGCCACGACGCCCTGTTCGACCGCACCATCCGGGTCCCGGCCGAGCGGCTGGCGCCGGGACAGCTGATCGACACCACCGGCGCCGGCGACGCCTTCGCGGCCGGCTACCTGGCCGCGTGGATGCGGGACGAGGACCCGGAGGAGGCGCTGGCGGCCGGGTGCCGGCTGGCGGCGCGGGTGATCCGGCGGGTGGGCGGGCGCCCTTAG
- a CDS encoding VOC family protein codes for MSFLQLTAIIVDDYDEAIDFFTRALGFELAEDSPSTTNDGRPKRWVVVRPPGGQTGLLLARADGERQTAAVGEQYAGRVGLFLQVDDFDAGYARMLAEGVEFVGEPRSEAYGRVVVFRDIAGNRWDLLGPAAV; via the coding sequence GTGTCCTTCCTCCAGCTGACCGCGATCATCGTCGACGACTACGACGAGGCGATCGACTTCTTCACCCGCGCCCTGGGCTTCGAACTTGCCGAGGACTCGCCGTCGACCACCAATGACGGCCGCCCCAAGCGCTGGGTCGTCGTCCGTCCGCCCGGCGGCCAGACCGGTTTGCTGCTCGCCCGCGCGGACGGGGAGCGGCAGACTGCTGCGGTCGGCGAGCAGTACGCCGGCCGGGTCGGGCTGTTCCTGCAGGTCGATGATTTCGACGCAGGCTACGCGCGGATGCTGGCCGAGGGCGTCGAGTTCGTCGGCGAGCCGCGGAGCGAGGCGTATGGACGGGTCGTGGTCTTCCGTGACATCGCCGGGAACCGCTGGGATCTGTTGGGTCCGGCGGCAGTCTGA
- a CDS encoding NIPSNAP family protein: MITCVVEYVIDPQKTDAFEKFATRWMELVDAHGGTHHGYFLPAEGASDKALALFSFPSLAAYEEYRKLFGHHPDFIAADKIRDESGCVLRYERSFMRPLLPGTS; this comes from the coding sequence ATGATCACCTGTGTAGTCGAGTACGTCATCGATCCGCAGAAGACCGACGCCTTCGAGAAGTTCGCGACCCGCTGGATGGAGCTGGTCGACGCCCACGGCGGAACGCATCACGGCTACTTCCTGCCCGCCGAGGGCGCGAGCGACAAAGCCCTGGCTTTGTTCAGCTTCCCGAGCCTCGCGGCGTACGAGGAGTACCGGAAGCTGTTCGGCCACCATCCCGATTTCATCGCCGCCGACAAGATCAGGGACGAGAGCGGCTGTGTGCTGCGGTACGAGCGCAGCTTCATGAGGCCGTTGCTGCCTGGCACGAGCTGA
- a CDS encoding ATP-binding cassette domain-containing protein, which translates to MLLDGIGKRYRIGGPWVLRDVRLELRPGRVVRIQGHNGSGKSTLLRVIAGIAEPSRGTVSERPSTGYVPERFPSALPFTTEQYLRHHARMRGVPASQGSRWLERFGAEQFAGTAMKELSKGTSQKIAVTQALLGDPRLLVLDEAWTGLDTAAREELAAVVRERAEDGACVVFVDHDPARLADTTDERWLVRDAALHASQQAVATDRTAIEVTGIPGTVSLAELLPSLPGLPESSALSALSALPKSPEPGVITGGHRIVVDAAHSDEVLRRLLALGPEVHIVAVSQAGAQIRAAKEA; encoded by the coding sequence GTGCTTCTCGACGGGATCGGCAAGCGGTACCGGATCGGCGGACCGTGGGTGCTGCGTGATGTGCGGCTGGAATTGCGGCCCGGACGGGTCGTGCGGATCCAGGGCCACAACGGCAGCGGGAAATCGACGCTGCTGCGGGTGATCGCGGGGATCGCGGAGCCGTCCCGCGGCACGGTGAGCGAGCGGCCCTCGACGGGATACGTGCCGGAACGTTTTCCCTCGGCGCTGCCCTTCACCACGGAGCAGTACCTGCGGCACCACGCGCGGATGCGCGGCGTCCCGGCGTCTCAGGGCTCGCGATGGCTGGAGCGGTTCGGGGCGGAGCAGTTCGCCGGAACCGCGATGAAGGAGCTGTCGAAGGGGACCTCGCAGAAGATCGCGGTGACGCAGGCGCTGCTCGGCGATCCGCGGCTGCTGGTCCTCGACGAGGCCTGGACCGGCCTGGACACCGCCGCGCGCGAGGAACTGGCGGCGGTGGTGCGGGAGCGGGCCGAGGACGGGGCCTGCGTGGTGTTCGTCGACCACGATCCGGCGCGGCTGGCCGACACCACGGACGAGCGGTGGCTGGTGCGGGACGCGGCGCTGCACGCTTCGCAGCAGGCGGTCGCGACCGACCGGACGGCGATCGAGGTGACGGGAATCCCGGGCACGGTCTCGCTGGCCGAACTGCTGCCGAGCCTTCCAGGGCTTCCGGAGTCTTCGGCACTTTCGGCACTTTCGGCGCTTCCAAAGTCTCCGGAGCCCGGGGTCATCACCGGCGGGCACCGGATCGTGGTCGACGCGGCGCATTCGGACGAGGTCCTGAGACGTCTTCTGGCCCTCGGCCCCGAGGTACACATCGTCGCTGTATCCCAGGCCGGCGCTCAAATCCGCGCGGCCAAGGAGGCCTGA
- a CDS encoding SPFH domain-containing protein: MADITRRLFWSHFRGSPTNHVVHLRRGEVAHEGTGQAFWFRPLTAVLAEVPVDDRELPMLFHARTKDFQDVTVQASMTYRFVDPTVATRRLDFSVDPVSGQWRTTPLEQVATLLTELAQQHALTLVATLELADTLASGTAAVQERVTTGLAADERLAETGIGVLGVRVVAVKPEADVERALRTPTRELIQQEADRAGFERRALAVERERAITENELQSKIELATREEQLVAQEGANARRRATEQAAAARIAAEGDADRARIAAEGEADRARIATASNAERARIVAEADADALRTRSSANVEDLRAVGAAQAENEAAKLAAYAGLDRNVLFALALREFAGQLPEIGTVNLTPDVVTGLLSKLANGPAGAGAHGGES, from the coding sequence ATGGCGGACATCACCAGGCGGCTTTTCTGGAGCCACTTCCGGGGCAGCCCGACCAACCACGTGGTGCACCTGCGGCGCGGCGAGGTCGCGCACGAGGGCACCGGCCAGGCGTTCTGGTTCCGGCCGCTGACCGCGGTGCTGGCCGAGGTGCCGGTGGACGACCGCGAGCTGCCGATGCTGTTCCACGCGCGCACCAAGGACTTCCAGGACGTCACCGTCCAGGCCTCGATGACCTACCGCTTCGTCGACCCGACGGTGGCCACCCGCCGTCTGGACTTCTCGGTGGACCCGGTCTCCGGCCAGTGGCGCACCACCCCGCTGGAGCAGGTCGCCACCCTGCTCACGGAACTGGCCCAGCAGCACGCGCTGACCCTGGTCGCCACCCTGGAGCTGGCCGACACGCTGGCCTCGGGCACCGCGGCGGTCCAGGAGCGGGTCACCACCGGCCTGGCCGCCGACGAGCGCCTGGCCGAGACCGGCATCGGCGTGCTCGGCGTCCGCGTGGTCGCGGTGAAGCCGGAGGCGGACGTGGAGCGCGCGCTGCGCACCCCGACCCGGGAGTTGATCCAGCAGGAGGCGGACCGCGCCGGGTTCGAGCGCCGGGCGTTGGCCGTCGAGCGCGAGCGCGCGATCACCGAGAACGAGCTGCAGAGCAAGATCGAGCTGGCCACGCGCGAGGAGCAGCTGGTCGCGCAGGAGGGCGCCAACGCGCGGCGCAGGGCGACCGAGCAGGCGGCCGCGGCGCGGATCGCCGCCGAGGGCGACGCGGACCGCGCCCGCATCGCGGCCGAGGGCGAGGCCGACCGCGCCCGGATCGCCACGGCGTCCAACGCCGAGCGGGCCCGGATCGTCGCCGAGGCGGACGCCGACGCGCTGCGGACCCGCTCCTCGGCGAACGTCGAGGACCTGCGCGCGGTCGGCGCGGCCCAGGCCGAGAACGAGGCGGCGAAGCTGGCGGCGTACGCCGGGCTGGACCGGAACGTGCTGTTCGCGCTGGCGCTGCGCGAGTTCGCCGGCCAGCTGCCGGAGATCGGGACGGTGAACCTGACCCCGGACGTGGTGACCGGGCTGCTGTCCAAGCTGGCGAACGGCCCGGCCGGCGCCGGGGCGCACGGCGGGGAGTCCTGA
- a CDS encoding FadR/GntR family transcriptional regulator: protein MSIPTHMTGTAAPVDTLPAPNPVANTLAAAAGGSIGDSYLSLRAGTQARGLHGQLVQQLGRMIVAGELGADRPLVPEEIGRRFEVSRTVVRESLRVLEAKGMVTARPNVGTRIRPVPEWNLLDPDVIEWRAAGVAGLDQCRELAELRCAFEPLAAQLASGRLSEAAAVRLSELAVLLKQAAANGDQPGYAKIDGEFHALLVAECPNRMVEHLARVVTGAAESAGMRRRSCGPMSDGGAAAHQRLADEITAGDGAAAASVMRAMLAAQLEEQAPAYGLPGQRGQ from the coding sequence ATGAGCATTCCTACACACATGACCGGGACCGCCGCGCCCGTCGACACCCTTCCCGCCCCGAACCCCGTCGCCAACACGCTGGCGGCGGCCGCCGGCGGCTCCATCGGCGACTCCTACCTGTCCCTGCGCGCCGGCACCCAGGCCCGCGGCCTGCACGGCCAGCTGGTCCAGCAGCTCGGCCGGATGATCGTGGCCGGCGAGCTCGGCGCGGACCGGCCGCTGGTGCCCGAGGAGATCGGCCGCCGCTTCGAGGTCTCGCGCACCGTGGTCCGGGAGTCGCTGCGGGTGCTGGAGGCCAAGGGCATGGTGACCGCCCGGCCCAACGTCGGGACCCGGATCCGGCCGGTCCCGGAGTGGAACCTGCTGGACCCGGACGTGATCGAGTGGCGCGCGGCGGGCGTGGCGGGCCTGGACCAGTGCCGCGAGCTGGCCGAGCTGCGCTGCGCGTTCGAGCCGCTGGCCGCGCAGCTGGCCTCGGGCCGGCTCTCCGAGGCCGCCGCGGTCCGGCTCTCGGAGCTGGCCGTGCTGCTCAAGCAGGCCGCCGCCAACGGCGACCAGCCCGGCTACGCCAAGATCGACGGGGAGTTCCACGCGCTGCTGGTCGCCGAGTGCCCGAACCGGATGGTGGAGCACCTGGCGCGGGTGGTGACCGGGGCCGCCGAGAGCGCGGGCATGCGGCGCCGCTCCTGCGGGCCGATGAGCGACGGCGGCGCGGCGGCGCACCAGCGGCTGGCCGACGAGATCACGGCCGGCGACGGCGCGGCGGCGGCCAGTGTGATGCGCGCCATGCTCGCGGCGCAGCTGGAGGAGCAGGCTCCGGCCTACGGCCTGCCCGGACAGCGCGGCCAGTGA